TTCCAGTTTAAACCAGTTACATTACAAGCTGGGGCATTAGCGGCTACGTATAATAAAGCATCTATAACGGTATTACCAGTTAAGTGAATTTCCCCTAAAACACCGGAACGCTGTAAGTTTTCTACCGCCAAGGTTGTTGGTGCAAAATGTAGTTGGGTGATTTGCGAAATTAACCGTCGGTTTGCTTCTTCGGGATAAGGGTTAAATAAATCATCGGTTCTTAACCCAGCTTCTACATGACCTACAGGAATTTTTTGGTAAAAGGCTGCTAAACTTGCCGCAAAGGCGGTTGTTGTATCTCCTTGTACTAGAATTAAATCCGGCTTACTTTTGATAAATAATTCTTCCAAACCTCGTAAACTGCGACAAGTAATATCACTCAGAGATTGTTGAGGCTGCATAATCTCTAGGTCATAATCTGCCTTGAGGTTAAATAACTGCATCACCTGTTCAACCATCTCACGGTGTTGTCCAGTGAGAATCACTTGTAAATCAAAGTCTGGAGATTTTTGAAAGGCTTGTATTACCGGAGCTAGTTTAATTGCTTCCGGGCGGGTTCCTAAGATGATGCAAACTCGTTTTTTAGTCATTAGTCATTAGTCATTAATCATTGGTAAGTATCATAACTAATGACTGATAATGTCACCAATTGATAGTTGATAATTGA
Above is a genomic segment from Nostoc sp. MS1 containing:
- the wecB gene encoding non-hydrolyzing UDP-N-acetylglucosamine 2-epimerase, producing MTKKRVCIILGTRPEAIKLAPVIQAFQKSPDFDLQVILTGQHREMVEQVMQLFNLKADYDLEIMQPQQSLSDITCRSLRGLEELFIKSKPDLILVQGDTTTAFAASLAAFYQKIPVGHVEAGLRTDDLFNPYPEEANRRLISQITQLHFAPTTLAVENLQRSGVLGEIHLTGNTVIDALLYVAANAPACNVTGLNWNEYRVLLATVHRRENWGEPLQAIAQGFLQILDKFPDTALLLPLHRNPTVREPLQALLGNHPRVFLTEPLDYGELVGAIGRSHFLLTDSGGLQEEAPSLGKPVLVLRETTERPEAVTAGTAKLVGTDSQTIASAASELLSNPVAYNTMANAINPFGDGHAAERILNIVHNYLNL